A stretch of DNA from Methanolinea mesophila:
ACCTTTTGGATTCATTGATTTCATAAATCTCGAGAGAAATGCATATTGTGTGATTAGCGATAGTGGAACAGTCCAGGAAGAATGCTGTATTTTTAAAGTACCGAATGTTACAATCAGGGATGTGACGGAAAGACCCGAAACGATAGAATCCGGGAGCAATATGCTCAGCGGCGCGGATGAGGATATGATAGTGCAATGCGTCAGGACCGTCACAGAATTGTCGCCTTCATGGATAGTACCTCGTGAATACCTCGTGGATAATGTGAGTGGAACTGTTCTGAAAATTGTGAAAGGCTATTCTCATTTTTCCTGATGTGGTATTTCCGATGAAGTTTGCAATTATCTCGCCTGTCCTGCCACCTTCTCCCTCGGGCCAGGCCGTAGTCCTGTATAAACTGCTACAGGACATACCCTCCGACGACTTCATTGTAATTTCCACTCGCGATTACCACAAAAAATGCAGGGACTCTTGCACAGAGAGATTTAACTCCGAATATTTTTACATGCCTGGTTTACACATCCTTTTTAAACAATTCATCCTCATTACAAATTTTTTTGGGGTTAAAATTTTTTTAAGGGCATATCTTAATAAGAGAGCCTCGGACTACACGAAAATACTCGCAAAAAACGGGTGCCAGCTGGCAATTGTATGCACTGCAGACCTTTTTGAACCTGACGCAGTCTGTTCCGCATGTAAAAAACTGCAAATCCCCCTTTATTTTTACATTTTTGATGACTACATACTTCAATGGCACAATAGGTCTGAGCTTAAATTCGCGGGAGAAACGGGACCACTCGTCATTAAAAATGCAGAAAAAGTGATTGTTGCGAACGAATGCCTGAAACGGGAATACCATAAGCGGTACGGGATCGAGTCAGATGTAATTCATAACCCGGTAAACATGGACTTTTACAAACGTCCGGGGAATTCAGGGTTTTCAAGTACGAACCTACGGATAGTATACACAGGAGACGTAGGGGAAGCACATTACGATGCGTTCCGGAATATGATCAGTGCCCTTAAATTAATAAATCGCAGGGATGTTAAACTTCATATTTACACGGGACGAAGAAAGGCCAGATTGGTGAAGGAAAGAATAACTGGTCCGTTCGTAGTGATCCATCCGCATCAGAGCATAACGTCCATCCCTGATATCCAAGAGAATGCAGATATCCTGTTCCTTCCATTGGCATTTCGATCCAAATATCCGGATTTTATCATTGATTCGGCTTCTCCCGGTAAAATGGGAGAGTATCTTGCAGCAGGCAGAGCCATTTTGGTTCATGCCCCAGCGGGATCTTTTGTATCCTGGTATTTCAAGAAAAATAACTGCGGAATTGTCGTCGATTCCACCCGTGTGGAAGATCTCGCAGGTGCCATCCGACAGCTGCTTGAAGATAGATCTCTTCGGCAGAATCTCGGAGATGCTGCAAAGAGCGCCGCAGATCGCGATTTCAATCTGGATCGGATTAGATCACAATTCAGACGGATAGTCTATGAGAACCAGACGACCAGATAAATCACCAGTAAGTCTGATGGCAGTGCGAGAGTAGGTGACGTATGCGTATCCTCCTAATCCATTCTAATTATGATGCGTTTGGCGGAGGAGAGATATATGTCAGTTCTTTAATGCGCCTTTTAAAGGCGCATGGGAATGATACATTCCTCTTCTCCTTTTCAAATCGTGAAGAATTCACGGACGAGTCCATGTGCATTGTAAGAGATCATTTTTACGACAGGGATCAATATCCGGGCAGTTACATTCTCCGTTATTTTGCAAGATTTTACATTAACCCGCGCATCATCTTAAAATTACGGCACTGGATTTCCCAAATAAAGCCGGATATTATTCATATAAACGCAAATGACAGATATGGAATTTCGGTGCTGATTGCATTACATGGATTGAGGATCCCGGTTATCCAATCGGTTCACGCATATACTGTAGTTTGCATGAGTGAAACATCTAAAAAACCTTTCGGGGAATTATGCCGCTATTCCTACGGAATAGAATGTTTTAAAAATCGTTGCCTTCCCACCTGGAAATTTTTGGCAATTGCTCCTTCATACGCACTTAAATGGAATTTAACCAAGAGAATCGTTGACAGAATCATCGCACCGAACAACCAGTTAAAACAACGGCTGCTCAATTGCGGAGCTAAAAATATGAGTGTCATCCAGCACTTTGT
This window harbors:
- a CDS encoding glycosyltransferase family 4 protein, whose product is MRILLIHSNYDAFGGGEIYVSSLMRLLKAHGNDTFLFSFSNREEFTDESMCIVRDHFYDRDQYPGSYILRYFARFYINPRIILKLRHWISQIKPDIIHINANDRYGISVLIALHGLRIPVIQSVHAYTVVCMSETSKKPFGELCRYSYGIECFKNRCLPTWKFLAIAPSYALKWNLTKRIVDRIIAPNNQLKQRLLNCGAKNMSVIQHFVDRPLTLPDTSGVEPGNILCVGRISKEKGFQYVILSMLEVRNEFPAAVLHICGDGPYLDELKLLSKSLNLDQAVQFHGYVNQNDLGGFYERANVVVFPSMCLEICGLVNLEALAYARPLIVSDQCGVEGLFIDELTVNPSDVRLLSGNILSVLKDRDRFQEMSKNSYDLYNRRYSPEIHYERLYREYSELQAKRRSA
- a CDS encoding glycosyltransferase, whose product is MKFAIISPVLPPSPSGQAVVLYKLLQDIPSDDFIVISTRDYHKKCRDSCTERFNSEYFYMPGLHILFKQFILITNFFGVKIFLRAYLNKRASDYTKILAKNGCQLAIVCTADLFEPDAVCSACKKLQIPLYFYIFDDYILQWHNRSELKFAGETGPLVIKNAEKVIVANECLKREYHKRYGIESDVIHNPVNMDFYKRPGNSGFSSTNLRIVYTGDVGEAHYDAFRNMISALKLINRRDVKLHIYTGRRKARLVKERITGPFVVIHPHQSITSIPDIQENADILFLPLAFRSKYPDFIIDSASPGKMGEYLAAGRAILVHAPAGSFVSWYFKKNNCGIVVDSTRVEDLAGAIRQLLEDRSLRQNLGDAAKSAADRDFNLDRIRSQFRRIVYENQTTR